From the Lactobacillus johnsonii genome, the window TCTTGGAGACATGATTATCCAGCCTTAAACTTAGTTGATACTTCAACTGTTTTCCAACAAGACCACAATGGCTATACTCACCAAGATCCCGGTATGTTGACTCATTTGTATGAAAAGAATCGTCCAGATTTAATTCACGAATACTTGCCAGCGGATACTAATTCACTTCTTGCTGTATCTGATAAGGCATTTAGAGATCGTGAATGCATCAATGTGTTAGTAACTTCTAAACAACCTCGTCCTCAGTGGTTCTCAATTGAAGAAGCTAAGAAATTAGTTGATAAAGGTCTTGGCTATGTTGACTGGGCATCAACTGATAAGGGCGCTAAGCCAGATGTTGTTTTTGCTTCAACTGGTACTGAACCAACAATTGAATCTTTAGCTGCCATTGACTTACTTCATAAGAAATTCCCAGACTTAAAGATTCGCTATATTAATGTGATTGATGTAATGAAGTTAATGTCACCAGAAAAGAATCCAAATGCAATCAGTAATGAAGAATTCAACCGTCTTTTCCCTAAAGGTACACCAGTTATCTTTGCATGGCATGGATTTAAGCCAATGATGGAATCAATTTGGTTTGATCGCGGCCGTGGTAAAGATGATGTTCATATTCATGGCTATGAAGAAAATGGTAACATTACTACTCCTTTTGATATGCGTGTCTTAAACCACATGGATCGCTATGACTTAGCAAAAGATGTAGTAGAAAGTATTCCTGAGCTAAATGAAAAGAATGCGGATTTCATTGATGAGATGGATAGCTTGCTTGCTAAACACCATCAATATATCCGTGATAACGGTAAAGATATGCCTGAAGTTACTGAATGGCAATGGAATGGTTTAAAATAAATATATTATTTTTTTAAGATCGGATTAATTTCCGATCTTTTTTAATTGTAGTTATTAAAAAATCATTGTATTGTTAGTGTGACATTTATTGTTATAATATATTGAGGAAAGTAAGTGTAATTATTAATAAATAAAAGATATTGTAGGAAGGGATGATGAGATGGATTTTAAAGATGTTTTAGCAAGTGAACATGCAACAAGAAAGTTTACTGATCAAAGAGTAAGCGAAAAAACTGTGATTAAGGTAATCGAAGAGGCTCAAAGAACGCCATCATTACTAAATTCACAACCATGGCGAATTTATGTGGCTGAAGGTGAGGTTGCAAAAGCAATAAGAAAAGATCATGAAGATAAGGTCTTGGCTCATGAAAAACCACATGAAGATTTTGCTTCATTGCTAAAAGTTGAGTGGGATACGTTTCCAAGTAAGAATATGGCAACAATGAGTGAAACTTTAGATTACTTTTTACGTGGTGAATCTGATGCTTTCGATCAAGCTCAAATAAAATTGTTTAACGCTCCGGTGATAGTATTTTTGACTATTCCTAAAAAATCTCCAGCTTGGTCAATTTTTGACTTAGGTGCGTTTTCGCAAACCTTAATGTTAGCTGCTAATAATCGTGGTTTAAGTACAATGCCAGCTCATGCTTTCGTTAAGTACCCAGATGTAATAAGAAAATATTTGGATATTCCAGAAGATGAATCAATTGGAATTGGTATTGGTTTAGGATATCCGAACAAGAAAGCAGCAATCAATAATTATAAGTCTAAACGTGTATCGTTAGATGAAGTTTTAAAGATTAAAAAAGATATCTAATTAAGAAACTCTTGAAGAAGTTAAAGTCTAGCTAATTTATTAGATGAATTCTTTAAGAGTTTTTTATTTGTTTATTTAAAATAAAATTAAAATATGGCATAATTATAAAAAATAAAGGAGAAGAAGAATGATGTTATTAGTTTCTCCTGAGCAATGGGCTAATTGGGATAAATGGTTTAATTACACATTGACAGGCTATATTTTAATTTTAGGGATAATTTTTTTATTTGTTGGATTGATTCCATTTTTATGCGTACATAATAAAATTACTTATACTTTATTTGGGGTGACAACCGTATTTTTAGTAACTTTTCTGGGGATAGCTTATTTTAAAAATAAGGAATCAAAAGAATATGTCAAAGAAAATCACTATTTAACGGCAATGGTTAGAGAGTATGATGCTCAGATTTTTTCTAATAAATATTATGATCCAGAGGAAATCGAGATGTTTAAATATGTAGCTGATATTCAGACCCCGTCTCATTTGCCTTCCGTTTACAAAAAGATACCAATGAAGCAAGAAGTTACCTATCTTGGTAAAAATGATTATTATGCCTTTATTAAATTAAATGATGTAGTAATGAAGTTCAGTCTGGCAGATTGTAAAAAAATTCCAGGAAGTAAAGCTTACTTTACAGGCTATCATTTTAAGATTAGAAATAAGAAGTTTTTGAAGTTAGGATTTATTGATTTAAAACATAATTTACGCGATAAAGTAGAACTACCAGCCGATTCCTATAACAAGCAAGTTTCAAGTAATATTGAAGAAAATTATAATCATCCCGGATTAGTTGCAAACTGGATCCCTGATTCAGCAAAATAATGCTAAAATAGAGATGTAATTATTTAATATATAAAAAAGGTGAAGATCACTTGTCTACAAGTACTATAACTACTAATTTAATTGTTATTTTCATAACGTTTTTAATTGCAATTTTCTTTGTTGTTGCTGAATTTGCTTTAGTGCAGACTAGATCGAGTCAGCTAGAAGATATGCTGGCAAACGGGCAAGGCAACCCTAAGAAACTAAAGCGTGCTCTACACATGGTTCATAATTTGAATGAGTCATTGTCTACCACTCAAGTAGGTACTACTTTAGTTGGTGTTATTTTAGGTTGGATTGGTCAAGGAACTATTGAAGAACTATTGACCGATGTGTTTAAAATGACACCTTGGTTTGGAGCAAAGACTAGCGGAGTATTAGGAGCAACTTTAGGTGTTGTATTGCTAACTTATTTAGAAGTTGTTGTAACTGAAATTGTTCCTAAGAATATTGCTATTGACATGCCCGTTAAGTGTTTAATGGCAGTTGTTACTCCTTTAGCTGCTTTCCATACGATTGTATATCCATTTGTATGGTTACTTAACCATAGTGCTAATGGATTGCTTCATTTATTAGGGATGCAGTCAGCTGATGAAGAAAGTGAAGTTTATTCACAATCTGAAATCTTACGTTTATCTCGTAACGCTGTAACTGGCGGCTCACTTGATAAAGACGATCTTTTGTACATGGAACGTGCTTTTGAATTAAATGATAAAGTTGCTAAAGATATCATGACAGACCGTACTCAACTTCAAGTTTTAAATGCAACTGATGATGTAAAGACAGCTTTAGAAAAATACATTAAAGATGGTTTCAGCCGTTTTCCAGTTGTGCGTGATAATGATAAAGATGATGTTGTAGGATACGTTTATGCTTATGATATCGTAAGTCAAGATCAGGAAAATCCTAATGTTCCGATTACTAGAATTATTAGAGCGATTATTACTGTGCCTGAATCAATGTTAATTCAAGATATTTTGAAATTAATGATTAAAAAGCACACACCAATTGTTTTAGTAGTTGATGAGTATGGTGGAACAAGTGGAATTGTAACTGATAAAGATATTTATGAAGAACTCTTCGGATCAATTAAGGATGAAATCGATGATGTTTCAGACGAATATATTGTCCGCGATGATCATGGAAATATCCATGTTTCAGGAAAGACTACTTTATACGATTTTGAACGTTACTTCCATACTAAGCTGAAAGCATTCGAAGATAGTGATATTATTACCATCGGTGGTTATATGATGGAACACTATCCTAATTTAAAACGTGGTGAGTCTGTTGATTTAGAAGGCTTTAAGTTTAAGCTAGTAAACATTGAACAAGGATTCATGCGTTGGTTCATCGTTTCTAAGATCGATCAAGCCAGTGAAAATGATGATTCAGAAAATAGCGATCAAAATGATAAAGAAAAAGATAAATAATCGGAAAAAGCACCTCAAGATAGGTGCTTTTTTGTCTAATTAAATGTTATAATTCTACTATTAACAACGCATTTATAAAAGGATATAGAGGGTTAAAATGCAAAATAGTGATAATATTGACAACATTATTGATCGTGTTTTATTTAGTCAAGATGACATCGAAGAGATTTGTCAAAGACTAGGTAAGCGATTAACTGAGGATTATGCTGGTAAGTTTCCATTAGTCATTGGGGTACTAAAGGGTGCTGTATACTTTATGACTGATTTAACACGCCATATGAATGTAAAAATGCAAAATGACTTTATGGATGTTTCAAGCTACGGTGATGGCTTTGAATCAACTGGTAAAGTTAGATTAGATATTGACGTTCAAGCAGATGTTAAGGGTAGAGATGTATTACTGGTTGAAGATATTGTTGATACTGGTCATACTCTAAAATTTATGAAGGATCTATTAATTGAACGTGGCGCAAAGAGTGTAAAGTGTTGCGCACTTCTTAATAAGACAGAACGCCGTGAAGATGATGTAGTTGTAGATTACTATGGCTCAAAAGTTGAAAATGAATTTGTAGTTGGCTATGGATTAGACTACTTAAATGCATATCGTAATCTACCTTATGTTGGTGTTTTAAAACCAGAAGTTATTCAAGCAAACTTAAACCGTTAATCATTCAAAATATCTTTATCATAAAATTAAAAAGGGTTGAGACTTTCTCCTTAGCTAGTGGAAGTTTCAACCCTTTATCTATGAGCTTTATTATTGGCGATTATTCTGTTTTTTCATATAGTAATAAATAGGAAGGCCCAATAGCGTTAGACCGATACCGGTTATTGAGAGCCAAAATTCATTAATTACAGTACTGATCACAATGAATAAACCACCACCAATTGAGATGATCGGGACAATCGGATACCAAGGAACAACATAAGGACGTTCTAGTTTAGGTTCGCGGTAGCGCAAAATTACCACTGCAATTGAAATTAAGGTGGTAAAGGTCCACATGACGAAGACGAGCATATTAGTTAACAGGTCAAAAGTTCCTAGTAGAATCATTATTAAAGATACCACGAGAATAATTAGGGCACTAAGAGTAGGTACACCTGTATTAACATTAGTGCGACTAATTTTATCAGAAAATGGTAACATCTTATTTTTGGCTAAAGTATAAGGTATTCTCATTCCCGTAAGCATAAAACCATTAATTGCGCCATAAACTGAAATTAAAATTCCAATCGTAACTAATTTACCGCCTAAACTACCAAATAGTTTTAACGAAGCTAAATAGGCAGTATTTTGATTGCCGATAATTTCTTTAAAAGGAAGAGCAGTCAGAAAAGCGTAGTTGACCAATACATAAATTAAAGTAATAGCAGATAGACCGATGATAATAGCTCTTGATAGATTCTTCTCAGGCTTTTCAATTTCACCAGCTAAATTAGTTACGTTAATCCAGCCATCATAAGCAAATAAAGCTGCAAGTAAACCACCGCTTAAGCCTGTCCAAAAAGATGTATTATGCCCAGCGCTTAAAGGGAATAAGTTAATATCGACTTTGCTTGAATTAAAAAGACCGAAAATCACAATTAAAGCAATTGGGATGGCCTTAAGAATAGTCATGACTGATTGCATTCGGGTTGAAAATTTTGTAGAAATAAAGTTTAAGCCCATTAAAAAGATGGCGAGCAGTAGACCAATTAAAGTTGCGTATTTAGCAGGTAAGTTAAATAAAACAACAAATTGTTGCCCGAATATTACACTTAAAGCTGCAATATTGGCAGGGAAATAGACTAGCATTTGAGCCCAGCCAAATAAAAAGCCCCAAATTTTTCCATAAGTATACTCGATGTACTTGATAGAGCCGCCAGTAACTGGAAGAGCAGCTGCAATTTCAGATACGGTAAGGCCAGAAGCGATGGAAACAATACCGGCTAAAATCCAGACGAAAAGAGTTAATGAGGAAGTGCCGGTTTCATGACTAATGCTTCCTATTTTGAAAAAAACGCCCCCACCAATTACAGTTCCAACGACTGTAGCTAGGGCTTGACCAAAGCTAATTTGTCTTTTCAAGATTGTGCTTTCCTTTCGATATATCTATAACTTTTAGTAATGATATCATTTTATACTAAATCTTAATGAAAGTGGTGTAGAAAGAAGAAGTTCGTTAAAATAGCTAATGGAGGGACTGAAATGCATCGTTATCGACATAAATATACTTTCCCAAGTATTATTATTTTACTCATTCTAGCTTTTTCAGGACTAGTATGGGGATACTTTAATATGAGGCAAAATACAACTGTTCCTCGTGGCTCAAATATGAGTGTATTAGGCATTGAACTAGACCAAACAAAAGATTACATTGATTTACATAAGCTAGAAAAAAATGGTATTTCTTTTGTATATTTGAGGTCAACACAAGGAAAATCTTATTTTGACGATAATTACTTACTTTATCGCGATCAAATTCAAGGAACTAACTTAAACTTTGGTACAATTATTGCTTATAGTGATGAAACGAGTAATCAAGAACAATACCAATACTTTTTGAATAAAGTTGGAACTAACACCGGAAGTTTGCCTGTTATGATTGTGCCAGCTGCTAGTCACTTGACTAAATCATATTGGAAGCGAATGGGAGTTTTTGCTCAAATGATAAATAATCTTGGAAAAAGAGTAATGATAGCTGGTGACTACCGTTATCATAATTATTTTCCAGAGGGAACACGGTTCTTATATACGGGAGCAAGTTTAAAAGATAGACGACACTATGCTTTTTGGTGTTACACTCAAAATGGAAGAGTTAAAAATATAGATAATCTCGAACGGAATGTAACTATGTTTGCTTATATTGGTACTAATACGCAGTACGAGCAATTATATGGTCAGCAAGGAACACAATAGAGGAAATAAAATGTATTCAAACGCAATTACACAAGTTTTAGAAAAAGAACATAAAAATAAACCAACCTTAATTCAAAAAAGAACATATGATGCTATTCGTAATGGTGCTAGCATCGTAGGCTTAGCTAAGACTGGTACTGGTAAAACTTTAGCTTATGGTTTGCCAGTAATGGAGCGAATTGCCGAAATTGGTGGTCGAGGCATTATTTTAGAACCAACCACTGAACTTGCGATCCAAACCAGAAATAATCTTTTACCTTATGCAAAATCATTAGGTTTAAAAACCATTGCATTAGTTGGAGCAGGAAATAGAAAAAGACAATTAGAACGCTTAAAAAAGGAAAAGCCGGAAATAATAATTGCTACACCAGGAAGATTTTTTGACTTTTTATCAGAGAATCGAATCAAGTATCAAGACATTAATGCTTTGGTGATTGATGAAGCGGATGATATTTTAGAATTCACAAAATTAGATTTACTGAGTTCATTAGGACAAAATTTATCTTCAACTGCTCAAATTTTACTTTTTGGAGCATCAGAGTCAGAAATAACAAAAGATGCCGAAGATTTGTTTAATCATACTTTCTTACTGATTGATGTGCGACCAGAGCAAAAATCTGAAGTTAAACATTACTTTTTACAAGTCTCAAATGAATATAAAATGCAGTTTTTGCAGCGGTTGGCAAAGTTAGATAAGTTTAAGGGTATTCTCTTTTTTGATAGTACAGAAAGTGAAATGAGATTTGCGCGAATTTTTAGTCATAGTAAGACAAAATTTGCTGTTTTAAGTAATGAAACTAGTAAGCAAAATAGAGAAAAGATTCTTAGTGATTTTAGAGCAGGACGAATTAAGTTTTTATTTGCGACTGATTTAGCAGCTCGTGGGTTAGACTTACCTGATGTTAGCTATGTTATTAACTTTGAAATTCCGAGTGAAGTAAATACCTACTTGCATCGGAGCGGTAGAACGGGCCGAATGAATAAATCAGGAACTGTTGTCACTCTTGGGGACGATCATGACTTTAGAGACTTGAAAAAATTACTGGCTGATACTTACCAAGTTCAAAGAGCATATTTTGCAGGCTATAGTTTAACGACTGAAAAACCAAAACGAAAAAAAGAAGAGCCAGAAACTCAAGAGAAGAAAGTAAAGGAAATTAAGCCTAAGCATAAAAAGAAGCGTTGGCGCAATAAGAAAAATAAAGGATATCATCCTCGAAAGGATAGAAGAGAAAAATAATGTCATCTTTAGTTAAATGGCTAGAAACTTATGTTTTGCCACCTGCATCGCGTTTAGCTCAACTACGCTGGCTAGTTGCAATGCGAGATACTTTTATTTCTTTACTGCCAATTACAATGGCCGGTTCAATTGCAATGCTATTTAATAGCATAATTAGAGCAGCTAAAGTACAAATGCATTGGGATACTTTTTATTCTTTAATGCAGCCTGTAGTAGCGATTGACAATATCATTTGGGAAGGTACATTTGCCCTTTTTGCGGTTTATTTTGCAATTTCTTGGGGTTATCACCTAGCTAAGACTTATGAAGTGAACCGATTTGCAGGTTCTGTCGCTTCTTTAGTTGCTTTTGCAATGAGCATTAGTGATTCTGTTAAATTGCACATTGATGGGGATGTAGTTGATATTAAAAATGCTTTTGATATCAAACAATTTTCTACAATGGGGCTATTTACAGCTATTATCTTTGGCTGTATTGGAACAGCATTATTTATTACATTTTATAAGGCTAGAATTAGACTAAAAGTAGATAGTAGTATGCCGCATGCAGAATGGGTTGCATTTAGTACTTTGATCCCGATCCTGCTTTCTATTTTTATTGTAGGTTTTGTTAATTATGCTTTTCAAAGGCTTACAGGAACCTATTTTGGTAATTGGCTGCTTACTACTATTCAAAGACCCTTGGTTAATTTAGGACAGGGCTTTGGAGTTGTTTTATTAGTTACATTTTTGGTTCAGATCTTCTGGTTCTTTGGAATTAACGGGATAAGTGTGCTAACTCCAGTAATGGATTCTTTGTGGTTGACACCAGAAAATATTAATGTTACAGCTGTTAGAAACAGTGAGCATGTTCCTTATATTTGGGTTCGCGACTCTTTTAATGTTTTTGCATGGTTTGGTGGAGCAGGCGGAACTCTGGTATTAATTATTGCCATTTTAATGTTTTCTAAGCGTAAAGATTATCGAACAATAGCAAAGATGGCTGTAGCACCAGGAATTTTTAATATTAATGAACCTATTATTTTCGGTCTGCCAGTTGTTTTTAATCCTGTCTATTTAATTCCGTTTGTTGTAGCTCCTTTAGTAAATGTATCATTAGCTTATTGGGCTACACAGGCTGGTTTAGTTAATCCGGTTCAAATTTTTGTTCCAACTGTAATGCCGCCACTTATTGGACCGTTCTTAGCTTGCAATTATGATTGGCGTGCTATTGTACTGGCTCTCATTAATATGGTAATTGCGCTTCTTATTTGGATGCCGTTTGTTTTTGCGGCAGATAAGATTGCTAAGCAAGATAATAATCAACGGAATTTCTATTTACCTCAATATTAAATTTATGATAGTGAAAAGCTAGTTTTTATGTTAAAGTAGAAACTAGTCCTGACCCCGTAGTTCATCTGGATAGAACAATGGTCTCCTAAACCGTAGAGGTGAGTTCGAATCTCACCGGGGTCATACATGAAAAAAGCATTTCTTCAATTAATGAGAAGAAATGCTTTTTTATTCATCTTAAACATATTTTAATGGGTTAATAAAAATCTCTAAAACAATCCAGAGAAAAATAATTAGTAATATTGCAATAATTCCAATTAAAACATGCTTAGTTTTTTGTGGGTAAGAGTTCCCAAAGAGGAAAACTAAGCAAAAGACTATAATGGTAATTAAAATTGCAGCTAAAGATAAAAAACTAAACATAAATTGCTCACTTTCCTTATAGTATATAAGTATAAAGTAGTTTGACAAATAGTACCAAAGAAAATTTAATTGGGGTATAGTAGAAGATACAAAATATAAGGTAAGGATAAATTATGAATAAAGTAAAAGTAATGACAGTTTTTGGTACTAGACCAGAAGCTATTAAAATGGCACCGTTAGTGTTGAAGCTAAAAAAAGATGATCGTTTTGAAGAGATAACAGTCGTAAGTGCTCAACATCGTGAAATGTTGGATCAGGTTTTAGATATTTTTAAAATTAAACCTGACTATGATTTTAATATCATGCATAAAAATCAAACATTAGAAGATATTACTTCAAAAGTAATGCTTGATATGGCTAAAGTAATAAAAAACGAGCAACCAGACATTGTTTTGGTTCATGGGGATACAACAACTAGCTTTGCGGCTGGCTTAGCAACTTTTTATGAACAAACAAAGTTAGGCCATGTGGAGGCTGGCCTTAGAACCTGGAATAAGTATTCTCCGTTTCCAGAAGAGATGAATCGGCAAATGACTGATGATTTAACTGATTTATATTTTGCACCAACTAAATTAAGCAAACAAAACTTAATTAAAGAAAACCATCCCGCTGATAATATTTATGTGACTGGGAATACTGCCATTGATGCTTTGGAACAGACGGTTAAAGAAGATTATCATCACGATGTTCTGGATGAAATTAACCCAGATAGTAAGATTATTTTAGTTACCATGCACCGCAGAGAGAATCAAGGAGAACCGATGCGACGCGTCTTTAAAGTTATGAAACAGGTAGTTGATAGTCATAAAGACGTTGAAATTATCTATCCGGTTCATCTGTCTCCACGTGTACAAAAGGTAGCTAAAGAGGTATTAAGTGACGATCCGCGAATTCACTTGATTAAACCCCTAGATGTAGTTGATTTTCATAATTTAGCTAAAAAAAGCTACTTTATTATGACTGATTCGGGTGGAGTTCAAGAAGAAGCTCCTTCTCTAGGTAAGCCAGTATTAGTTTTACGTGATACAACTGAGCGTCCTGAAGGGGTAGCAGCTGGAACTTTAAAACTTGTAGGAACCGAAGTAGAGAAGGTTCGTGCTGAAATGATACGGTTACTTGAAGATGAAAAAGCTTATACTGAAATGGCAAATGCGAAAAATCCATATGGGGATGGAAAAGCAGCTGATCGGATTATGGATGCAATTGCTTACTATTTTGACAAGGAACATAATCAAAAACCAGTTGATTTTAACTAAAAAAAGCTCCATTTTTATGGAGCTTTTTTAGATCACTTTTTATTAAAGTAGTCTTTAAATTTTTTAGCGAATTTACCACTAGTATTAAGAAAAATTGATTTGGTAGTTAAATAGTTGAAAATACCTACTAAAATTTGATCGATTATTTTTACAAAAAATGCATTCCAATGAAGCCAAGAAATACCAACTAGCATAATTAAGTTATCCGGGACTAAACTAATGACTCGGTAAATAAAGAATAAACAAATTTGGTAAACTACTCCATGATTTTTATCGACATTTTGAATGAATACACCATGTTTATTAAAAGAAAAAGAGGCTAAATTAGAAATAATAAATGCGATTGTGTTGGCATAAATCACAGGCATTTTCCAAATATTATGCAATAAAAGAAAGCAGGCAATATTAATAAGGGCTGCTAGAAAACCGAAGATAACATAAACATAAAAATTTCGGTGTCTCGCAACCAATTTACTCCCGAGTTCTCTCAACTGCTCTTGAGTAATCTTTTGCCCCTTCCTTTTAGGGTGATTTTTAGCCATTAAATGCCTCAACTATTTCTTCAGTAGCTTGATCAATTAAGGCAATGTCTTCATCATCGACTGCATTTTCTATTTTAACTGGTTTTGCTGCTTCAATAGCGCCACATTTAATAAATGCTTTTTCAAAATCATCTACATTTTCACAATAGTGATCTTTATAGGTCTTGTCTCCTGAACCCATTACAGCAAATTTTTTACCGGATAGGTCAAGTGTGATCAGTTGGTCATAAAAGTCTTTTAATTCATCAGTCATCACGCCTTCGCCATATGTATAAGTAACCATCACGCAAAGGTCAGCATCAAGATAAGAGCTAGCATCTGCAAAACTGACGTCAATATTTTCTACGTCAAAACCTGCATCTTGTAAGTTTTCTTCTAAAATTTCTGCCATATCTTCATCATTACCAGTCATGCTGGCAAAGACAATTTGTGCTTTCATGCAAAAAACTTCTTTCTATAACGTTTTCTCTTATTATACTAAAGAAGTATAGAGGTTTGTAAATCTTAAGAGAAATTATTTAAGAAAAGCTTTATAATGAATGGTTGAGACTTTCTTAATAACTACAAAATCATACCTATTTAAGGTATGCTAAGAGTATATAAATTAAAAAAGGAGACTTTTTAATGATAACAATTAAATCAAAGCGCGAGTTGCAAGGGATGCAAAAATCTGGTCGCGTTTTAGCAGCTATGTTTGAAGGTTTACGTGATGTTATTAAACCTGGAATTTCAACTTGGGAAATTGAAGAATTTGCTCAAGATTTTATGAAAAAACATGGTGGGCGTCTTTCAGAACAAGGTTTTGAAGGATATAAGTATGGAACTTGTATTAGTGTAAACGATGAAATTGCTCATGCGATTCCTAGAAAAGATAAGATCCTAAAAGAGGGTGACTTAGTCAGCGTTGACGTTACTTGCAACGTTGATGGCTATGAAACTGATTCATGTACTACTTATGGTGTTGGTGAAATTTCTGCCGAAGACAAAAAATTAATGGACGTTACTAAGAAAGCAATGTACATGGGAATTGATCAAGCGGTTGTTGGAAATCGTATTGGTGATATTGGTAGCGTTATTCAAAATTATGTTGAAGATGAAAATGGCTATGGTGATGTACGTGAACTTGTAGGCCATGGTATTCAACCATCAATCCACGAAGATCCAGAAGTTCCTCACTGGGGTAAGGCAGGTCATGGTCTGCGTTTACGCGAAGGAATGACTATTACAGTTGAACCAATGGTTGAAGCTGGTGGAGACTGGAGAATCGAACAAAAAACTGTATCAGATCCTAATGATGATTGGGTTTACTATGCAACTCCAGATGGTTCGAAGGCAGCTCAATTTGAACATACTTTTGCAATTACTCCAGATGGACCAAAGATCTTAACTTTGCAAAAGCCATATGATGGCTATGAAAAATATCTTCCTCACTTTTTAGATGAAGATTAATAGATAGTAAGACCATGAATTCTTTTCTCAATCAGACTAAAAACCGTATAACAGAGTTTTTTCAGTTATTATCTAAATATATTAGCCAAGGCGAGATAAATCAGACTTCAATTATTATTGCTTATTATGTGCTATTAAGTATTTTTCCAATCATAATTATTATTGGAAATGTTTTACCTTTGCTTAATATCGACACTGAGCCAATTGCTCGTTATCTTGAATTGATTTTTCCATCTCAAGTTTCAAGTCTAATTATGCCAATTATCAATGCTTTATTGAAAAAACACTCCAGTGGTTTTATTTCTCTTGGTATTGTGATTGCTATTTGGTCTTTAAGTTGTTTGGTTAATTCAATTCGCTTAGCAGCAAATAAAATTTATGGCGTTGATAAAAAAGAAAAAGGTAAGTCATGGTGGAACTATTTACTTGCTAGAACGTTTACTTTTGTTCTTTCTGTGATTTTGGTAGTTGGCTTTTCAATAATAATTTTTGTTGTTACCTTTGGTAGACAGATTATGGAATTCTTGGCTCCAATTTTTAATCTATCCTTGTGGTGGGTATATAAGTTAGAAAATTATCGTTGGCCGATTATAATTTTGGTTATGGTTATTATAAATTTGTATATTAACTATGTCATTCCCAACATCACTGTACAAAAGCGCATAGTATGGCCTGGAGTATGGTTTACTGTAGTGAGCTG encodes:
- a CDS encoding PTS sugar transporter subunit IIC, which encodes MSSLVKWLETYVLPPASRLAQLRWLVAMRDTFISLLPITMAGSIAMLFNSIIRAAKVQMHWDTFYSLMQPVVAIDNIIWEGTFALFAVYFAISWGYHLAKTYEVNRFAGSVASLVAFAMSISDSVKLHIDGDVVDIKNAFDIKQFSTMGLFTAIIFGCIGTALFITFYKARIRLKVDSSMPHAEWVAFSTLIPILLSIFIVGFVNYAFQRLTGTYFGNWLLTTIQRPLVNLGQGFGVVLLVTFLVQIFWFFGINGISVLTPVMDSLWLTPENINVTAVRNSEHVPYIWVRDSFNVFAWFGGAGGTLVLIIAILMFSKRKDYRTIAKMAVAPGIFNINEPIIFGLPVVFNPVYLIPFVVAPLVNVSLAYWATQAGLVNPVQIFVPTVMPPLIGPFLACNYDWRAIVLALINMVIALLIWMPFVFAADKIAKQDNNQRNFYLPQY
- the wecB gene encoding non-hydrolyzing UDP-N-acetylglucosamine 2-epimerase → MNKVKVMTVFGTRPEAIKMAPLVLKLKKDDRFEEITVVSAQHREMLDQVLDIFKIKPDYDFNIMHKNQTLEDITSKVMLDMAKVIKNEQPDIVLVHGDTTTSFAAGLATFYEQTKLGHVEAGLRTWNKYSPFPEEMNRQMTDDLTDLYFAPTKLSKQNLIKENHPADNIYVTGNTAIDALEQTVKEDYHHDVLDEINPDSKIILVTMHRRENQGEPMRRVFKVMKQVVDSHKDVEIIYPVHLSPRVQKVAKEVLSDDPRIHLIKPLDVVDFHNLAKKSYFIMTDSGGVQEEAPSLGKPVLVLRDTTERPEGVAAGTLKLVGTEVEKVRAEMIRLLEDEKAYTEMANAKNPYGDGKAADRIMDAIAYYFDKEHNQKPVDFN
- a CDS encoding GtrA family protein, which produces MAKNHPKRKGQKITQEQLRELGSKLVARHRNFYVYVIFGFLAALINIACFLLLHNIWKMPVIYANTIAFIISNLASFSFNKHGVFIQNVDKNHGVVYQICLFFIYRVISLVPDNLIMLVGISWLHWNAFFVKIIDQILVGIFNYLTTKSIFLNTSGKFAKKFKDYFNKK
- a CDS encoding flavodoxin, which produces MKAQIVFASMTGNDEDMAEILEENLQDAGFDVENIDVSFADASSYLDADLCVMVTYTYGEGVMTDELKDFYDQLITLDLSGKKFAVMGSGDKTYKDHYCENVDDFEKAFIKCGAIEAAKPVKIENAVDDEDIALIDQATEEIVEAFNG
- the map gene encoding type I methionyl aminopeptidase, which produces MITIKSKRELQGMQKSGRVLAAMFEGLRDVIKPGISTWEIEEFAQDFMKKHGGRLSEQGFEGYKYGTCISVNDEIAHAIPRKDKILKEGDLVSVDVTCNVDGYETDSCTTYGVGEISAEDKKLMDVTKKAMYMGIDQAVVGNRIGDIGSVIQNYVEDENGYGDVRELVGHGIQPSIHEDPEVPHWGKAGHGLRLREGMTITVEPMVEAGGDWRIEQKTVSDPNDDWVYYATPDGSKAAQFEHTFAITPDGPKILTLQKPYDGYEKYLPHFLDED
- a CDS encoding YihY/virulence factor BrkB family protein: MNSFLNQTKNRITEFFQLLSKYISQGEINQTSIIIAYYVLLSIFPIIIIIGNVLPLLNIDTEPIARYLELIFPSQVSSLIMPIINALLKKHSSGFISLGIVIAIWSLSCLVNSIRLAANKIYGVDKKEKGKSWWNYLLARTFTFVLSVILVVGFSIIIFVVTFGRQIMEFLAPIFNLSLWWVYKLENYRWPIIILVMVIINLYINYVIPNITVQKRIVWPGVWFTVVSWSALSYFFGLYLRQFGTRWQNYGIVGSFIIFMLWLNVGSFLLLLGICLNATEDELKGRKIEYSRSPILRIFRKK